The genomic region AAGCAAAAAAGAAAAGCTGTTAATATCGAGAATAACTCTCCGGGTTATTTCCCGAAATTAACAGCAATATCAACACAATCAGTATTAATAAATTCAATTAAGAAAAGCGAAATCGTGGTCTAAAGAATGGGGAGTAGCATATTATTCAATCCGTAATCGTTGATTATTTATTAAATAGATTTTCCTTAAAATGTTAGGCTATAATGTCTAAATTTACTAAATATATTAATTGATGAAGGAGGAAAAGGTGCAGGTATTTTTCTGCAAAATCCAAATGTGGGGCAGGAGATGAAGTTGAACAAGGCGAAGCTGAGAATGGGCCGGGAGAAGAAGCATGAAGGATGAAAGATTAAAGACTAAGAATTTTTCATTTTGTATGTTTCATCCTTCATGCTTCATCTCCTGGTTTATTTTTACCTCAGCAAAATTATCTTCTTCACATCTTTCTTCTCATTATTCACTTCGAGGGAATAGATATATCCACCCTCACTTTTAATTTCCGTTTACCCCTTCACCTGTCTTGTAAACTGAACCCCTAGGGTTCAGATATTGGTAGAAATGGGAATTATCACGGAATGTTCGACCCCGTAAGGGTCGGATGTTATGTTTATTACATCCAATTCTACCAATATGCGATGCCTACGGCATCAATTTCAATCCTTTGAAGCACGGATAAGCAAAATCCATGTGCAGGCCGGGAGATGAAGTTGAACGAGGCGAAGCTGAGTGAAATCCCGATGAATATCGGGAGATGAAAGATGAACTCCAATCTTTCATGTTTGTATCATCATATTTTATAACCGATTTTATTCTTAGGTATTTCTAATTTTTTTTGACTTAACGCATCAATTTTTTCAAGAAGGTATTTGAATATCTTATTAATCTTTTCATCCAGAGCTTTCAGCTCTTTTCGCAGGTCTTTATTTTCAATTAATAGAGCCCTGTATTGTGCAAATGCTCTCATGATTTCAATATTGACCTGAATAGCTTTTTCTGAATTAAGTACAGAGGAAAGCATTGCCACTCCTTGTTCTGTAAAGACCATAGGGAAATACCGCGTCCCTCCTCTCTTTGAGGTCGCAAATTGCGACCTCAAAGATTCGAATTCTTCTTTGGTCAGTTCAAACATAAAATCGTCAGGGAAACGGCTGATGTTTCTCCTCACCTGCTCTTTCAACCTTTTGGTTTCTACTCCATAAAGAGCCGCAAGATCAAAGTCGAGCATGACCTTGAAACCTCGAAATTCATAAATCAGAGATTGATAATCTGACCGGATTAATGCTTTTTCCATATACAATTAATCCCCAAATCGAAGAAATGTTACCCATCCCTCATCTTTCATTTTTCATCCTTCATTCTTCTTCTCCCGCCCCTCTATCTGGATGGAATCGCCTCAATTAATTTCCGGGTATAATCACTTTTCGGATTTTCATAGATCGCATCCGCCTCGCCTATCTCTTCGATCTTGCCATCTTTCATCACAGCTATCCTATCCGACATGAATTTCACCACCGACAGGTCATGTGAGATAAAGATGTAGGTGAAGCCAAATTCGTTTTTCAGCTCATTGAGGAGATTAAGGACCTGCGCCTGGATGGAGACGTCGAGGGCAGAGACGGATTCATCACAGATGATGAATTTCGGATTGACAGCCAGAGCACGTGCAATGCAAATACGCTGGCGCTGGCCGCCGGAAAACTCATGCGGATAACGGTAGAAATGACTTTCATCGAGATCAACCTTCTCAAGCAATTCCATGGCTTTTTGCTTTCGCGCCTTTTCATTCGTAAAAAGACCATGGACTTTCATAGGTTCCATGATCGCCGTTCCGGCTGTCATACGCGGATTAAGCGAAGAATAGGGATCCTGGAAGATGATCTGAAGATCTTTGCGTAAACTGCGAAGATCTTTCAGGGTTAGCCCAGGGATATTCTTCCCCTGATAAATAGCTTGTCCTTCGCTCGCTTCTGCCAGGCGCAGGATGGTCCGTCCAAGTGTGGTCTTTCCACAGCCCGACTCACCCACAAGACCGAGCGTTTCGCCGGGATAAACATCAAAGCTGACGTCATCCACCGCTTTGATATAGTTTTTTGTTCTACCGAAAATACCTTTGCGGACAGGGAAGTAGGTCTTGAGGTTTCTCACCTGAAGCAATGGATTTTTATTATAGAGATCATGGTGGTTGGCCTGCCTCTCGTCCTCAGATACCAATATCTCCCCGGTGATTCCATTAAGAGTGGCATCTCCGGGATGGCCTTCAGATTTATTGAGAAAATCCGCAACCGTAGGCAACACTTTTAGTCGCCTGTCAAGGCGTGGCCGGCATGCCAGAAGCCCCCTGGTATATGGATGCTGCGGATGGTTAAAGAGCTCACTGACTTTCCCTGATTCGACAATTTTACCTTTATACATAACAACTGCCGAATCGGCTATTTCAGCCACCACACCAAGATCATGGGTGATGAAGATGATACCCAGACCATACTTTTGCTGTAGCGATTTCATCAATTCAAGGATGGTTTTCTGGATGGTGACATCAAGCGCAGTAGTTGGCTCATCGGCGATAAGAAGGGACGGACTGCATGACATAGCCATGGCGATCATCACCCGTTGTTTCTGTCCGCCTGAGAGCTGGTGCGGGTAAGAATGAAATATATCCTCCGGCCGTGGAAGCTGCACCTCATTGAAAAGTTCCAGTGTTCTCTGCCTGGCTGTTTTTCGGTTCAGATCCTCATGGTAGAGAATGGCTTCCATGACCTGTCTCCCACAGGTATGCACAGGATTCAGCGAGGTCATCGGCTCCTGGAAGATCATAGCGATATGCTTTCCACGGTATGCCTGCATCTTTTTCTCGGGAAGCTTTAGCAGATCGATATTGTCGTTGTCCTGATTATGGAAGATGATCTCGCCGTTTGTGATCCTGCCCGGAGGATCAGGAATGAGCCGCATGACCGACAGCGCTGTGACCGACTTGCCCGAACCGGATTCCCCCACAATACCGAGGGTTTCACCTGTGTTTAATGACAGGGAGACATTATCAGCAGCCCGTACGATTCCATTTTCCGTTGAGAATTCAACTGTGAGATTTTTGATTTCAAGTAGTGGCATACTGTATATTAGCGGATTTACCTCTCCAAAGTTAGTTCTTTTAGCAGACATTCCAGTTTTCCCCGACATAGAAGTCCATTTACAGGGTCACAATAGTGGATTTCTCCGATAAACAATTAACAGACTCACTTATGCAATTGCTGGATGACTTTCTTTCTCTTTTTTATCCCAGCATATGCTATGCCTGTGGGTCCAGCCTGTTTCACCAGGAAGAGATTATTTGCACCTCCTGTTTGTACCATCTGCCGCGTACAAATTTCCATCGTGATCCGGAAAATCCTGTAGCACAAACGTTCTGGGGCAGGATACCGGTACAATCAGCGACATCGTATTATTATTTCAGTAAAAAAGGGAATGTGCAACACCTGTTGCATCATCTGAAATATAAAGGGCGAAAAGAGATAGGCATATACATCGGACGGCAGTTCGGATATGAGCTAAAGGAAGCCGACCTGTTTAAAACCTCCGAGGTTATCATTCCTGTTCCGCTGCACCTCAAAAAGCTGAAGAAACGGGGATACAACCAGAGTGAACAGTTTGCGCTTGGATTAGCGTCAGCAATGAACATTGAACTGGATGTGTCATCGCTGATCAGATGTAAACCTTCAGAAACCCAGACCAAAAAATCGCGTTTCAAACGCTGGGAGAATGTGAAGGATATTTTTACCATTTCACCCGGAGCAAAACTGGCCGGCCGGCATATATTGCTCGTGGATGATGTGATCACCACCGGAGCAACACTCGAAGCCTGCGCCGAAGCATTATTCAAAATACCTTCCATTAAACTGAGTATCGCAACAATCGCTTACGCACTTCACTAAATATTTCAATTAGTAAGTATCAGATATCCAGTCTCATAGGGGAAAGAATACCCTCACACTATCGAAAAAATTGAATTTTTTTGTAAAATATTCAAAATTCTCTTTAACTTTATCGGCCTTTTCAGTTTAACCCTAATCAGCCTTTCATGAGAAAATATTTACTGTCAGTTTTATTTTTCTTTGCTTTTACATGTGTGGCTCTTGGACAAACCACCCTTCCAAATATGGGCATGAATGAATGGGCAATGGATACCAGTGGCTATTACGAGGAGCCCACAGGTGGTGTATGGACTACAGCCAATAAGGTCTGTCTGTTGAATCCGGCAGTCTTTAAGGTCACCACATTTAAAACAACTGATGCGAATTCAGGTGCCTATGCGGCAAGGATCGTCACCGATACTGTTGGCCTGG from Bacteroidota bacterium harbors:
- a CDS encoding ORF6N domain-containing protein, encoding MEKALIRSDYQSLIYEFRGFKVMLDFDLAALYGVETKRLKEQVRRNISRFPDDFMFELTKEEFESLRSQFATSKRGGTRYFPMVFTEQGVAMLSSVLNSEKAIQVNIEIMRAFAQYRALLIENKDLRKELKALDEKINKIFKYLLEKIDALSQKKLEIPKNKIGYKI
- a CDS encoding ABC transporter ATP-binding protein, which encodes MSAKRTNFGEVNPLIYSMPLLEIKNLTVEFSTENGIVRAADNVSLSLNTGETLGIVGESGSGKSVTALSVMRLIPDPPGRITNGEIIFHNQDNDNIDLLKLPEKKMQAYRGKHIAMIFQEPMTSLNPVHTCGRQVMEAILYHEDLNRKTARQRTLELFNEVQLPRPEDIFHSYPHQLSGGQKQRVMIAMAMSCSPSLLIADEPTTALDVTIQKTILELMKSLQQKYGLGIIFITHDLGVVAEIADSAVVMYKGKIVESGKVSELFNHPQHPYTRGLLACRPRLDRRLKVLPTVADFLNKSEGHPGDATLNGITGEILVSEDERQANHHDLYNKNPLLQVRNLKTYFPVRKGIFGRTKNYIKAVDDVSFDVYPGETLGLVGESGCGKTTLGRTILRLAEASEGQAIYQGKNIPGLTLKDLRSLRKDLQIIFQDPYSSLNPRMTAGTAIMEPMKVHGLFTNEKARKQKAMELLEKVDLDESHFYRYPHEFSGGQRQRICIARALAVNPKFIICDESVSALDVSIQAQVLNLLNELKNEFGFTYIFISHDLSVVKFMSDRIAVMKDGKIEEIGEADAIYENPKSDYTRKLIEAIPSR
- a CDS encoding phosphoribosyltransferase family protein yields the protein MDFSDKQLTDSLMQLLDDFLSLFYPSICYACGSSLFHQEEIICTSCLYHLPRTNFHRDPENPVAQTFWGRIPVQSATSYYYFSKKGNVQHLLHHLKYKGRKEIGIYIGRQFGYELKEADLFKTSEVIIPVPLHLKKLKKRGYNQSEQFALGLASAMNIELDVSSLIRCKPSETQTKKSRFKRWENVKDIFTISPGAKLAGRHILLVDDVITTGATLEACAEALFKIPSIKLSIATIAYALH